Below is a window of Cytophaga hutchinsonii ATCC 33406 DNA.
GGTTGGTGTTGAATAATATCCGTTCCCTTTGCCGGTTGTCAGGTTCGACATTTTTATAAACAAACGTGCAGTACGGATCTGCATGTTTACAAAAAAGTCAACGACAAAATACTGATTCATGTAATTATAATCCAGCGCTCTGTCGCCACCTGTGGGTGTTGTTACATAATACTGCTGGATCAATGGATTGTACCCGTTTGCCTGATAGGCACCGCGATACAGTACATCAAATCCTACCTGCAGCAAAGTAGCGCGCTTAAACAACCAGGCTTCAACAAATAATTGCGTGGCATTAACGATCGGCGGCATCTGAAGTTTGCTTTCCGTATTCACTACGTTGTATTGAAATTCGTTATAAATGTGAATTTTCCACAGGTTAAACCGCAGGCCAAGCTTGGGCTGAAACTGCGTCTGAGTTTTATCAGTCGTTTGACTTACCGTACCTGCATCATTAAAATAGATGTAATTTTCATACAGGTTATAAGTTAAGGAAGGTATGATATCTATTTTCTTTTTTCTGAAGGTGTATCCGGCAAAAAAACGGTTACAATGCTGAAGATTTAATGAACTGTCCCATGAAACCAAATTACTTCTGTATGCACGTTGTAGCATTGTTGGGGATACAGCCCAGGTAGACACTTCTATTTTAAAATCTTTGTAGAAAGCGTTTATCGCTCCCATGAAGTTATTTTTATTCGTACTTTTATTGGTTACAGAATTTAAGCCCTGTTCTGCCACAGCCTCTACATACGACCGGTTTAATGTATCAAAGTATCTTCTCAGCTGGCCAGCCACGTACCATTCTGTGGTATACGTATTAAGCTTTACAGCTTCACCGTAGCTGCCTCCCTGACTCATGGTTACATACCTGTTTTTCAGATAAGCCGCGTAAAAAAACTTATTTGAACTTCCTTTCACACCCGCACGATTATCAAACAAATTAAAATCTGTCCGGTCCGCTATTTCACTCGTATCGTACTTTCCTCTTGAATCATACGCAGAAAAAGTATTATAAAAATCTTCGTTGGTACGTAATAAATTATCATCGTATCTGTTGGTTTTTCTGGAATAATCAAAGCGGTAAAACACCTGCAGCTTATCATCTTTCAACAGATCATAATGCTGATACACGCGATAGTTATAGCGTTTATCCAATGACCGGACCATTCTATATGGAAAAGCCTGCTTATTTAACCAAACCTGCGATAACTGATTATCAAACAATTCATCCTTTCTTTTTGGACGTTCTGTTTGTGAATCTGCATCATATACAGAATCCGGACGGATGCCTCCGTTTTCAAAATTGTGCGCTTCTAAATAATTAAACGAAGCCAGCATAAAATACTTTTTGTTTTTTGAATGATGTGAAACAAAAAAATCAAAGGCATAATTTTCTGCCTGCTTATCATTCCGCTGCACAAAACCAATGATGCGTTTGGATACAATCCTGCGCAGGTCTATGCCGGCATTCCAGTTGGCATTGATATTCCGTGTAACGGAAAGATCAATACTTTGCTGCCCTCTGCTTCCCTGGTAATATTTGATTTCAGCATACGGAGATTTTGTATCAAAATATTTTATGTTATTAGCATTGTATTCATAGGGGCTGTATACATCAAAGCCTGTCTGGACTCCTAACTGTGAGGGCATGTAGGCTGTAACATATTTTAAGGGAGTAGCCCAGTTCCCGAGATCCTGGCTGTATTGTCCGTTCCGGTATATATAACCGTAGCGCTGAATACTGGCCAGGCTGCTATCTACTTCTCTGGTTAATCCTTTGTTAAAAAAAACATCTTCTTCCGTACCGTAACGAATACTGTGATAGCCATAAAGCTGTTGGGTACTATCATCTAATATTTGTGCATGAATCGTATTTCCAATTGCTATCAATAAAAAAAGCAGGAAAAGGACTACTGATTTTGTATAAGATCTTTGTAACATTATGTGTGCTGCGTGAGACGGTTAAGTCTATCTATGATTTTAGTTTCAACTGTGTTTAACAGTTGCTGCTGATCTGAATATATGCCGATCTGAATGGGAACATAGTACCAGCCTTTCGAAAGGTTTAACTCCCGAAGCAAAGGTACAACTTTCACCCAATCTTTTTCGGTCATTACTATTTTAACTCCATCATTTGCATTTTGATAATCAAGCATTTGTTGAATATCCCGTAACGTATAGCTGTAATGGTCTTTAAATTCGAACTGTTTTATGATGTCAATATGCCTGCTATTCAAATACTGTACCAGTGGCTGCGGGTTTGCAATACCTGTTACCAGCACAGCTTTTTCATTTGGCTGCCAGGTATAATTTCCGTCTTCATTCCGGGTAGCGCCGTATTCAATGGTTGTATACAAAACAGGTATAGCTTTGGCTGTATGCCGGAGTATGTTATCTGTCTTTAATAAAGCTGCATGTGCAGGTGTTTTGGTAACAACAACAGCATCTGCGCGCGTTGCCCCATTCCGGAACTCTCTTAAACGACCGGCAGGCAAAACCCAATCCGCATAAAACGGCGCCTGATATTCGGTCAATAAAATATTTACATCTCTGTTGATCCGGCGGTGCTGAAACCCATCATCCAGAATAACGAGTTTTAAATCAGGTATCAACTGCAGCAGTTTTTCAACGCCGGCTACCCGGTCTTCACATACCGCCACTGCATATACTCCCTGAGCATGCGTATAGAGCTGAAGCGGCTCATCACCGATTTCTGCTGAGGTAGACGCTGCTGTGGCCAACACAAAACCCTTAGTCTTTCGACCATAGCCGCGGCTTAATACAGCTGTTTTGTATTTGCCGGCAAACTGCTGCAGCAGAAGTTGTGTAAAAGGCGTTTTACCGGTGCCGCCTGCTTTTATATTACCTACACAAACAACAGCAACCGGCAGCGTATAGCTTTTATACCAGCCTTTGTCATAGGCATAATTTCTGATGGCTGTTATTCCTCCATACAGCAATGAAAACGGTAACAATAAAATCTTTAGAAAAATCACCTTATCTTTATCCTGCTTATGTAAATTAAGAAGCAAATTGCAAAGTCAGGTCCATTTTCACAAATCTTATGCACCGTATCAACGATCTTATTTCATATTTAGAACAAATTGCGCCATTGGCTTATCAGGAAGACTACGACAATTGCGGTCTCTTAGTGGGCGACAGACAGCAAACCTGCACAGGTGTTGTTGTCTGTCTGGATGTTATAGAAGAAGTTGTAAATGAAGCCATCAGCAAGGGATATAATCTGATTGTAGCGCACCACCCTTTCATCTTTAAAGGAGTAAAAAAAATTACCGGTTCCAATTATGTTGAACGCATCATCATCAAAGCCATTCAGCACAACATAGCCATTTATGCCATTCATACCAATCTCGATAATATTGAGGGAGGTGTAAGCGGCATGCTGGCACAAAAGCTTGGGTTAATTCACACGGAGATTCTTTCACCTAAAAAAGGGCTGCTTTCAAAGCTGGTAACCTTTGTACCAACTACGCACACAGAACAATTGCTTCAGGGCATTTTCAGTACAGGTGCCGGCAGCATCGGTAACTACAGCGAATGCAGCTATACCGTAACAGGTACGGGGTCTTTCAAGCCAAACGAAAAAGCTAACCCAACGATTGGCACTGCCAACCAGGCTGAGCAGGTAGAAGAAAACAGAATCGAAATCATTTACCCCAATCACCTGGAAAGACAAGTGATACGGGCGCTGCATGCACATCACCCATATGAAGTGCCGGCGTATGATCTGATCGCCCTGCAGAACAGGAATACCGAAGTCGGGAGCGGATTTGTCGGGGAATTAGAAAAAAGCATGACAAAAGAAGATTTTTTAGCTTTTATAACCGCTCGATTATCCTTAACTTGTATCCGGTACACAACTGCTTTTCAAGGTGAAATAAAAAAAGTTGCTTTGTGCGGCGGTTCAGGAAGTTTTTTACTAAAAAATGCAATTGCCTCAAAAGCAGATGTTTTAATAACAGCAGACTTCAAATATCACGACTTTTTTGATGCAGAGGACCGCATTTTAGTCTGTGACATTGGACATTATGAAAGCGAAATTCATACAAAAGAACTTTTAATGAATGTTTTGACAAAAAAATTCGCTAATATTGCAGTCGTTTTATCGAGTATTCATACAAACCCAATCGGTTACTATAAACTGTAAATGGAACAATCTACAATCGCTCAAAAATTAGATGCTTTAGTCAAGCTTCAATCAATCGACTCAAAATTAGATGAAATCATCAAAGTAAGAGGAGACCTTCCTGAAGAAGTAAGAGACCTGGAAGATGAATTAGCTGGCTATGAGACCCGTTTAACCAAGCATGAAGGTGAAATTAATACGTTAGAAGAAAGTATTAAAAACTTCAAAAACGGAATTAAAGAATCCGAAAAACTTATAAAGAAATACGAAGAGCAGCAAAAAAACGTGCGTAACAACCGTGAGTTTGATGCAATCAGTAAAGAAGTAGAGTTACAGCAGTTAGAGATTCAGGTTTCTGAAAAAAGAATTAAAGAAGCATTGCAGCAGATTGAATTCAAAAAAGAAGAAATCAAAAAAACGGATTACAACTTAAGCGAACGTAAAAAAGACCTTGAGAACAAGAAACAGGAATTAGAAGTAATCGTTTCTGAAAGTCAGGATGAAGAAGTTAAATTGAACAAAGAACGCGAAAAAGCTTCAAAGCAAATTGAAGAGCGTTTATTGAACTCATATACAAAATTAGTTAACAATTACCGTAACGGACTTGCTGTAGTATCCGTAAAACGTGGCGCTTGCGGCGGTTGCTTCAACACTGTTCCACCACAACGTCAAGGTGAAATCCGTGAAAGAAAGAAGATCATTGTATGTGAACACTGCGGTCGTATTTTAGCGAACGTTGAATTTGTAATGGAACCGATCAAAAAATAAGTATCCCTTTCATTGAGGACTTGTTCTAAATATTTTAATCTTAAAAGGGTGTATTCATGGATACACCCTTTTTTGTTATGCTTCATTTTCTGCATTCCCTCCCACGCTACCTATTACTTTACAACCGAATTAGAAGCAGCGTACAAAGAAATTGTTCAGCTTAAATTTACTGAAGCAACCAAACGTATTACCGCAGAACAACAGCGCGATCCGCACAATGGTTTACCCGTATATTTACGATCACTGGCAGAAACTACACAGTTGCTTTTTTCTGAAGATGAACAGCAATACCAGATTTTAAAATCTTCTGAATCTGCCTACTTAAAACTACTCAACGCAAACAACCTTACAACCTCTCCGTATCATAACTTCTGCCTGGCAGAAGTTAAACTTCAATGGGCTTTTGTAAAAATGAAATTTAACGACGAAGTGAATGGCGCGTTAAATACAAAACAGGCATTGGGATTGTTAAATGAAAATCTTAAAACCCACCCTGCTTTTGTACCTACAAAAAAATCACTGGGCTTATTAAATGTTATTATCGGTTCAGTACCCAATTCTCATGCCTGGATCGCTTCATCCCTTGGTTTTAAAGGGAATATAGAAGCAGGAATGAATATGCTTCAAGAAGTGATCGACAGCAAAAATATTTATTTACAGGAAGCACTCTTATTTAAAATTATTGCCGAGCAATATATTTTAAACAGAGATTCTAAAATGGAATCTATTAAACTGTTGTATGCTAAAAACCCTAACAACATTTTATATGGGTATCTGTATGCCGCTATTTTATGCAAGCATTCCAAATCAGAAGAAGCACTGACGGTTATAGAGCGGCTGCCCGAAAATGCGTATGAAAGCCTTGCCGTTATTGATTATTTACATGGGGATGTGTTGCTGCAGCATGGAAACTATGTTGAATCACGTATATACTTTAACCGATTCCTCTCTGAGTTTAAAGGTAAAAATCTGACCAAAGACGCTACGTATAAATTATTTTTATCGTACTGGCTGATGAATGCGGATGCAGATGCAAATACCTATTGGCAAAAGATCACAAGCGTTGGACAAACAACCTATGAGTCGGATAAGTATGCGCACAAGATTGCACAGGCCAATGAACTTCCGAATAAACAACTGGCAAAAATTCGTTTGTATACAGACGGCGGACTATATGAAAAAGGTCTTGAAGTATTTAATGAAACAAACCTGAGCGACCTGCTTACTAAAAAGGACAAAATCGAATATTACTACCGAGCAGCGCGCCTGTTTCAAAAGTCAGGCAAAACAAAAGAATGCATGGAGTATTATGTAAAAGTAATTACGCTGTCTACCGATACTAAAAACAATTATTATTTTGCACCAAACTCAGCCTTGCAACTGGGCTATATCTATGTTCAGCTAAAGAATACGCCTCAGGCTAAATACTATTTTAATCTTGCGATTGCGTATAAAAATCACGAATATGAAAATAGTATTGAACAAAAAGCAAAAATTGCCCTGCACGAAATAAAATGAGCTTCACTCCCTTACATACCACCAGTGAAGCATTTATTGAGAAAGCACTACCCTGGCTTGAAGACAGGTATTTTCACATCGCCTATTTAAATCCAAATGGGTATACAGCCTATCCGCAAGGCGCATTCAGGCATTATCTTGCCTTTGGCTCCGAAGCAGCTATTCACGTTAGTGATGCAACACGTGTTTTTGAAACCTGGAATGAAATAAAAAAAGGCTATACGAATGAATGGATATTTGTTTTTGCTTCCTACGATGGCAAGAACAGTGTTGAGCAATTGCATACGTCTAAAGAAGCAGGTATTGCTTTTGCAGCGGCTACTTTTTTTATTCCAGAGCATGTTTGGGAAATTCAGCCGGATGGCATTCTTATACATAAAGGTTCGGGGAGCTCTCTGGTTACGGAGATACAGCATGCGGAACCATCAACACCGGTACAACAATCTGATATTTTTGTAAAACAAGTTGTTTCTAAAGAGTCGTATTTTAATGCATTTGATGAGCTGCAGCAAATCATTGCACAGGGCGATGCGTATGAGATAAACTATTGCATTCCTTTCACAGCCAAAGGCAACATATCCCCGGCAGCAACATACCAGCGTCTAAATAAAAAAACACCTATGCCCTTTTCCGTATATTATAAATTCAATACGGAATATATTCTATCGGCTTCACCGGAACGGTTTATTAAAAAGACTGGAGATACCATCATTTCACAACCCATTAAAGGCACAAGTAAACGCGGAAAGAGCAAGGCCGAAGATGAAATGTTAAAGCAGCAGCTGGGCACATCCGAAAAAGAACAATCTGAAAATACCATGATCGTTGATCTAGTACGCAATGATTTGTCGCGTACGGCAGTTGCCGGCAGCGTGTGCGTACCTGAACTGAGCGGCTTATATACCTTTCCTAATGTACACCAGCTGATATCTACCGTACAATCAACCATCGATCCTGCATGCAGCTCTATAGATGTTATTCAGCAGGCTTTCCCCATGGGCAGCATGACCGGTGCGCCAAAGGTGAATGTGATGAAATTTATTGACCGGATTGAATCCATGGCACGCGGGCCATTTTCAGGCACCGTTGGTTATATGGATCCGCATGACAACTTTGATTTTAATGTTCTGATCCGAAGTATTTTTTATAATAGTGCTACGCAGGAACTATTTATGGAAGCCGGAAGTGCCATTACTTCCTATGCAAAAGCAGAAACAGAATACGAAGAATGTTTATTAAAAATAACCCCCATGATCCATATTTTAAATAATCAACAATACTATTAATGGAAGATCAATTAGAATATCTTGTAACCAAATCAGATTTTATTTTACCTGGCTTAGTGATTTTTTTACTTGTCTTTTGGGCAGGTTTTGCGTTGCTCGGCTTCTCTCTGTTTAAAGTAATAACAGGTGCTGCTAACTTTTTCTTTGATCGCTACATACTTTTCGTATATCAATTGAACTATCAGGAGCGAGCATCTCTGGAATATAAAATTCCTTTCTATCAAAATTTAAAACCTTCCTTAAAAAGAAAGTTTGAGTGTAATGT
It encodes the following:
- the lpxK gene encoding tetraacyldisaccharide 4'-kinase → MLLNLHKQDKDKVIFLKILLLPFSLLYGGITAIRNYAYDKGWYKSYTLPVAVVCVGNIKAGGTGKTPFTQLLLQQFAGKYKTAVLSRGYGRKTKGFVLATAASTSAEIGDEPLQLYTHAQGVYAVAVCEDRVAGVEKLLQLIPDLKLVILDDGFQHRRINRDVNILLTEYQAPFYADWVLPAGRLREFRNGATRADAVVVTKTPAHAALLKTDNILRHTAKAIPVLYTTIEYGATRNEDGNYTWQPNEKAVLVTGIANPQPLVQYLNSRHIDIIKQFEFKDHYSYTLRDIQQMLDYQNANDGVKIVMTEKDWVKVVPLLRELNLSKGWYYVPIQIGIYSDQQQLLNTVETKIIDRLNRLTQHT
- a CDS encoding tetratricopeptide repeat protein, which gives rise to MLCFIFCIPSHATYYFTTELEAAYKEIVQLKFTEATKRITAEQQRDPHNGLPVYLRSLAETTQLLFSEDEQQYQILKSSESAYLKLLNANNLTTSPYHNFCLAEVKLQWAFVKMKFNDEVNGALNTKQALGLLNENLKTHPAFVPTKKSLGLLNVIIGSVPNSHAWIASSLGFKGNIEAGMNMLQEVIDSKNIYLQEALLFKIIAEQYILNRDSKMESIKLLYAKNPNNILYGYLYAAILCKHSKSEEALTVIERLPENAYESLAVIDYLHGDVLLQHGNYVESRIYFNRFLSEFKGKNLTKDATYKLFLSYWLMNADADANTYWQKITSVGQTTYESDKYAHKIAQANELPNKQLAKIRLYTDGGLYEKGLEVFNETNLSDLLTKKDKIEYYYRAARLFQKSGKTKECMEYYVKVITLSTDTKNNYYFAPNSALQLGYIYVQLKNTPQAKYYFNLAIAYKNHEYENSIEQKAKIALHEIK
- a CDS encoding chorismate-binding protein, which gives rise to MSFTPLHTTSEAFIEKALPWLEDRYFHIAYLNPNGYTAYPQGAFRHYLAFGSEAAIHVSDATRVFETWNEIKKGYTNEWIFVFASYDGKNSVEQLHTSKEAGIAFAAATFFIPEHVWEIQPDGILIHKGSGSSLVTEIQHAEPSTPVQQSDIFVKQVVSKESYFNAFDELQQIIAQGDAYEINYCIPFTAKGNISPAATYQRLNKKTPMPFSVYYKFNTEYILSASPERFIKKTGDTIISQPIKGTSKRGKSKAEDEMLKQQLGTSEKEQSENTMIVDLVRNDLSRTAVAGSVCVPELSGLYTFPNVHQLISTVQSTIDPACSSIDVIQQAFPMGSMTGAPKVNVMKFIDRIESMARGPFSGTVGYMDPHDNFDFNVLIRSIFYNSATQELFMEAGSAITSYAKAETEYEECLLKITPMIHILNNQQYY
- a CDS encoding zinc ribbon domain-containing protein; translation: MEQSTIAQKLDALVKLQSIDSKLDEIIKVRGDLPEEVRDLEDELAGYETRLTKHEGEINTLEESIKNFKNGIKESEKLIKKYEEQQKNVRNNREFDAISKEVELQQLEIQVSEKRIKEALQQIEFKKEEIKKTDYNLSERKKDLENKKQELEVIVSESQDEEVKLNKEREKASKQIEERLLNSYTKLVNNYRNGLAVVSVKRGACGGCFNTVPPQRQGEIRERKKIIVCEHCGRILANVEFVMEPIKK
- a CDS encoding putative porin — translated: MLQRSYTKSVVLFLLFLLIAIGNTIHAQILDDSTQQLYGYHSIRYGTEEDVFFNKGLTREVDSSLASIQRYGYIYRNGQYSQDLGNWATPLKYVTAYMPSQLGVQTGFDVYSPYEYNANNIKYFDTKSPYAEIKYYQGSRGQQSIDLSVTRNINANWNAGIDLRRIVSKRIIGFVQRNDKQAENYAFDFFVSHHSKNKKYFMLASFNYLEAHNFENGGIRPDSVYDADSQTERPKRKDELFDNQLSQVWLNKQAFPYRMVRSLDKRYNYRVYQHYDLLKDDKLQVFYRFDYSRKTNRYDDNLLRTNEDFYNTFSAYDSRGKYDTSEIADRTDFNLFDNRAGVKGSSNKFFYAAYLKNRYVTMSQGGSYGEAVKLNTYTTEWYVAGQLRRYFDTLNRSYVEAVAEQGLNSVTNKSTNKNNFMGAINAFYKDFKIEVSTWAVSPTMLQRAYRSNLVSWDSSLNLQHCNRFFAGYTFRKKKIDIIPSLTYNLYENYIYFNDAGTVSQTTDKTQTQFQPKLGLRFNLWKIHIYNEFQYNVVNTESKLQMPPIVNATQLFVEAWLFKRATLLQVGFDVLYRGAYQANGYNPLIQQYYVTTPTGGDRALDYNYMNQYFVVDFFVNMQIRTARLFIKMSNLTTGKGNGYYSTPTYTAIPRTIDFGISWRFFD
- a CDS encoding Nif3-like dinuclear metal center hexameric protein translates to MHRINDLISYLEQIAPLAYQEDYDNCGLLVGDRQQTCTGVVVCLDVIEEVVNEAISKGYNLIVAHHPFIFKGVKKITGSNYVERIIIKAIQHNIAIYAIHTNLDNIEGGVSGMLAQKLGLIHTEILSPKKGLLSKLVTFVPTTHTEQLLQGIFSTGAGSIGNYSECSYTVTGTGSFKPNEKANPTIGTANQAEQVEENRIEIIYPNHLERQVIRALHAHHPYEVPAYDLIALQNRNTEVGSGFVGELEKSMTKEDFLAFITARLSLTCIRYTTAFQGEIKKVALCGGSGSFLLKNAIASKADVLITADFKYHDFFDAEDRILVCDIGHYESEIHTKELLMNVLTKKFANIAVVLSSIHTNPIGYYKL